A window from Vulcanimicrobium alpinum encodes these proteins:
- the ribH gene encoding 6,7-dimethyl-8-ribityllumazine synthase, with the protein MKTEKAHALPDASGKRFAILVADFYADLAAQLEDGARRALRDCGVAADAIETVRVPGCFELPIAARRLIAGSQLDGVVALGVVIRGDTPHFDFVAGECARGIMDVMLGSGIPIGFGVLTTENRAQAEERADPARGDKGYEAAVAAATVATIEPKRETARVGFR; encoded by the coding sequence ATGAAGACCGAGAAGGCCCACGCGCTCCCCGACGCGAGCGGCAAGAGGTTTGCGATCCTCGTCGCCGATTTCTACGCCGATCTCGCCGCTCAACTCGAAGACGGCGCGCGGCGCGCGCTGCGCGACTGCGGCGTCGCTGCCGATGCGATCGAGACGGTGCGCGTCCCCGGCTGCTTCGAGTTGCCGATCGCCGCGCGGCGCCTCATCGCGGGCTCGCAGCTCGACGGCGTGGTCGCGCTGGGCGTCGTGATCCGCGGTGACACTCCGCACTTCGACTTCGTCGCCGGGGAGTGCGCGCGCGGGATCATGGACGTCATGCTCGGCAGCGGGATCCCGATCGGATTCGGCGTGCTGACGACGGAGAATCGCGCCCAGGCCGAGGAGCGCGCCGACCCGGCGCGCGGCGACAAAGGGTACGAGGCCGCGGTCGCGGCGGCCACCGTCGCGACGATCGAGCCGAAGCGCGAGACGGCCCGGGTCGGGTTCCGCTAG